A genomic segment from Sulfuritalea hydrogenivorans sk43H encodes:
- a CDS encoding response regulator: MDKLILLVDDDPAVLAILKESLRPHYQIRIATNGRKALELAHLQPLPDLILLDVKLPDMHGYDVCTRLKQDPLTAAIPVMFLSSHSDVGHITHGLELGAVDYVSKPVAPPILLARVRTHLRLREAGDLLRDQNVHLESLVSKRTRDLEARTMELQARTSDLQLSQDLTIVALGSIAETRDNETGNHIHRTRAYVQVMARRLAPTPRYRNTVSEEQWTMIWKSAPLHDIGKVGIPDHILLKPDKLTVEEFSVMKRHPAIGRDALRDAEARMGTEGSFLSIAKEIAYGHHERWDGTGYPQGLSGEATPLSARLMALADVYDALIHKRVYKPAWSHAEAVEMIREGRGKHFDPSLVDCFLEDADEFRYIASRFSDDAEEEN; this comes from the coding sequence ATGGACAAACTGATACTGCTGGTCGATGACGATCCCGCCGTGCTGGCAATCCTCAAGGAAAGCCTGCGGCCGCATTACCAGATCCGTATCGCCACCAACGGCCGGAAAGCGCTGGAACTGGCGCACCTGCAACCGCTGCCGGACCTGATCCTGCTCGACGTCAAGCTGCCCGACATGCACGGCTACGACGTCTGCACCCGGCTCAAGCAGGATCCGTTGACGGCAGCCATTCCGGTGATGTTCCTGTCCAGTCATTCCGATGTGGGCCACATCACCCACGGTCTCGAACTCGGCGCCGTGGATTACGTCAGCAAGCCGGTCGCGCCGCCGATCCTGCTGGCTCGCGTCCGCACCCATCTGCGCCTGCGCGAAGCGGGCGACCTGCTGCGCGACCAGAATGTGCATCTGGAAAGCCTGGTCAGCAAGCGTACCCGCGACCTCGAAGCCAGAACCATGGAGCTGCAGGCCCGCACCTCGGATTTGCAACTCAGCCAGGATCTCACCATCGTCGCGCTGGGCTCGATCGCCGAAACCCGCGACAACGAAACCGGCAACCACATTCACCGCACCCGGGCCTACGTCCAGGTCATGGCCCGGCGACTGGCTCCCACGCCCCGTTATCGGAATACCGTCTCGGAGGAACAATGGACCATGATCTGGAAATCCGCGCCATTGCACGACATCGGCAAAGTCGGCATACCCGACCACATCCTGCTCAAGCCGGACAAACTCACCGTGGAAGAATTTTCGGTGATGAAGCGCCACCCCGCCATCGGACGCGACGCGCTGCGCGATGCCGAAGCGCGGATGGGTACGGAAGGATCGTTTCTCAGCATCGCCAAGGAGATCGCCTACGGCCACCACGAACGCTGGGATGGCACCGGCTACCCGCAGGGACTCAGCGGAGAGGCGACGCCGCTCTCGGCGCGGCTGATGGCGCTGGCCGACGTCTACGACGCCCTGATCCACAAGCGCGTCTACAAGCCCGCGTGGTCTCACGCGGAAGCCGTCGAGATGATCCGCGAGGGGCGCGGCAAACATTTCGATCCATCGCTGGTCGACTGCTTTCTGGAAGACGCCGACGAGTTTCGTTACATCGCATCGAGATTCAGCGACGACGCTGAAGAGGAAAATTGA